A region from the Benincasa hispida cultivar B227 chromosome 10, ASM972705v1, whole genome shotgun sequence genome encodes:
- the LOC120087821 gene encoding elongation factor 2, whose protein sequence is MVKFTAEELRRIMDFKHNIRNMSVIAHVDHGKSTLTDSLVAAAGIIAQEVAGDVRMTDTRQDEAERGITIKSTGISLYYEMSDESLKSYKGERQGNEYLINLIDSPGHVDFSSEVTAALRITDGALVVVDCIEGVCVQTETVLRQALGERIRPVLTVNKMDRCFLELQVDGEEAYQTFQRVIENANVIMATYEDPLLGDVQVYPEKGTVAFSAGLHGWAFTLTNFAKMYASKFGVDEAKMMERLWGENFFDPATKKWTSKNTGSATCKRGFVQFCYEPIKQIIATCMNDQKDKLWPMLQKLGVVMKSDEKDLMGKALMKRVMQTWLPASSALLEMMIFHLPSPAKAQNYRVENLYEGPLDDAYASAIRNCDPEGPLMLYVSKMIPASDKGRFLAFGRVFSGKVSTGLKVRIMGPNYVPGEKKDLYVKSVQRTVIWMGKMQETVEDVPCGNTVAMVGLDQFITKNATLTNEKEVDAHPIRAMKFSVSPVVRVAVQCKVASDLPKLVEGLKRLAKSDPMVVCTMEESGEHIVAGAGELHLEICLKDLQEDFMGGAEIIKSDPVVSFRETVLERSCRTVMSKSPNKHNRLYMEARPMEDGLAEAIDDGRIGPRDDPKVRSKILSEEFGWDKDLAKKIWCFGPETTGPNMVVDMCKGVQYLNEIKDSVVAGFQWASKEGALAEENMRGICFEVCDVVLHADAIHRGGGQVIPTARRVIYASQLTAKPRLLEPVYLVEIQAPEQALGGIYSVLNQKRGHVFEEMQRPGTPLYNIKAYLPVIESFGFSSTLRAATSGQAFPQCVFDHWDTMTSDPLESGTQAAQLVADIRKRKGLKEQMTPLSEFEDKL, encoded by the exons ATG GTGAAGTTTACAGCCGAGGAGCTTCGAAGGATCATGGACTTCAAGCATAACATTCGTAATATGTCTGTTATTGCTCACGTCGATCAtg GAAAGTCGACTCTTACAGATTCTCTTGTGGCTGCTGCGGGTATCATTGCACAAGAAGTTGCCGGTGATGTACGAATGACAGACACTCGCCAAGATGAGGCAGAGCGTGGTATCACCATTAAATCTACTGGAATCTCCCTCTACTATGAGATGTCTGATGAATCCTTGAAAAGTTACAAGGGAGAGAGACAGGGAAATGAGTATCTCATCAATCTTATTGATTCACCTGGGCACGTTGACTTCTCATCTGAGGTTACAGCTGCTTTGCGTATTACTGATGGTGCCCTTGTTGTGGTGGATTGCATCGAAGGTGTTTGTGTCCAAACAGAGACTGTGCTCCGTCAAGCTTTGGGAGAGAGGATTAGACCTGTGTTGACTGTTAACAAGATGGATAGGTGCTTCCTTGAACTTCAAGTGGATGGAGAAGAGGCTTATCAAACATTCCAGAGGGTCATAGAGAATGCCAATGTGATTATGGCCACATATGAGGATCCACTTCTTGGTGATGTTCAAGTGTACCCGGAGAAAGGAACAGTTGCTTTCTCTGCTGGTTTGCACGGTTGGGCATTTACCCTGACTAACTTTGCCAAGATGTACGCCTCCAAGTTTGGAGTAGATGAGGCGAAGATGATGGAGAGACTTTGGGGTGAGAACTTCTTTGATCCTGCAACCAAGAAGTGGACCAGCAAGAACACTGGTTCTGCAACATGCAAGCGTGGGTTTGTCCAGTTCTGCTACGAACCTATCAAGCAGATCATTGCAACTTGCATGAACGATCAGAAGGATAAGCTATGGCCCATGTTGCAGAAGCTTGGTGTTGTCATGAAGTCTGATGAGAAGGATCTGATGGGCAAAGCGTTGATGAAGCGGGTCATGCAAACATGGCTCCCAGCAAGTTCTGCTCTTTTGGAAATGATGATCTTTCATCTTCCATCTCCCGCCAAGGCTCAAAATTACCGTGTTGAGAATTTGTACGAGGGTCCACTAGATGATGCTTACGCTAGTGCCATTAGAAATTGTGACCCTGAAGGACCTCTTATGCTTTATGTATCGAAGATGATTCCTGCATCTGACAAGGGCAGGTTCTTGGCCTTTGGACGTGTCTTCTCTGGGAAAGTTTCAACTGGTTTGAAAGTTAGAATCATGGGCCCAAACTATGTTCCTGGAGAGAAGAAAGACTTGTATGTGAAGAGTGTCCAGAGAACTGTCATTTGGATGGGAAAGATGCAAGAAACAGTGGAGGATGTGCCTTGTGGTAACACTGTTGCCATGGTTGGGTTGGATCAATTTATCACTAAGAATGCTACTCTAACAAATGAGAAGGAAGTCGATGCTCATCCAATTCGAGCCATGAAATTTTCTGTATCTCCTGTGGTGCGTGTGGCAGTTCAGTGCAAGGTGGCATCTGATCTTCCCAAGCTTGTGGAAGGTCTTAAACGTCTGGCGAAGTCAGATCCTATGGTTGTGTGTACCATGGAGGAGTCTGGTGAGCACATTGTTGCTGGTGCTGGAGAACTACACCTTGAGATATGTCTGAAGGATTTGCAAGAGGACTTCATGGGTGGAGCTGAGATCATAAAATCTGACCCTGTTGTCTCTTTCCGTGAAACTGTTCTTGAGAGGTCATGCCGTACAGTGATGAGTAAATCCCCCAACAAACACAATCGTCTGTACATGGAAGCACGGCCCATGGAGGATGGATTGGCAGAGGCTATTGACGATGGTCGCATTGGACCACGGGATGATCCTAAAGTTAGGTCTAAAATCTTGTCGGAGGAGTTTGGTTGGGACAAAGATCTTGCTAAGAAGATTTGGTGCTTTGGTCCTGAGACTACTGGCCCTAACATGGTGGTTGATATGTGTAAGGGAGTTCAATACCTGAATGAAATCAAGGATTCTGTTGTCGCTGGTTTCCAATGGGCGTCGAAAGAAGGTGCATTGGCCGAAGAAAACATGAGAGGCATCTGTTTTGAAGTTTGTGATGTGGTGCTTCATGCTGATGCCATCCACAGAGGAGGCGGTCAAGTCATTCCGACTGCTAGGAGGGTAATCTACGCTTCTCAACTGACTGCAAAACCAAGACTTCTTGAGCCTGTGTACCTAGTGGAGATTCAGGCTCCAGAGCAAGCTCTTGGTGGTATCTACAGTGTTCTTAACCAGAAGCGTGGACACGTCTTTGAGGAAATGCAGAGGCCCGGTACCCCACTTTACAACATCAAGGCGTATCTCCCTGTCATTGAGTCCTTTGGGTTCTCGAGCACATTGAGAGCAGCAACTTCTGGGCAGGCATTCCCACAATGTGTGTTTGACCATTGGGACACGATGACGTCGGATCCATTGGAATCTGGTACCCAGGCTGCGCAGTTAGTTGCAGATATCCGCAAGAGGAAGGGATTGAAGGAGCAAATGACCCCACTTTCTGAGTTTGAGGACAAGCTTTAG
- the LOC120088740 gene encoding HVA22-like protein f, with the protein MGILGAMAKHLDAIIGPGVMLLFPLYASIRAIESPSSLDDQQWLTYWVIYSLITLFELTFWKILVWIPLWGYVKLVACLWLVLPIFNGAAYIYENIVRKYVKIGRYVNPNYPENQKKVLQMMTLDSRKSVERYIDRYGPDAFERVVKAAEREARKH; encoded by the exons ATGGGTATTCTTGGAGCTATGGCTAAACATTTAGATGCAATTATTGG GCCTGGTGTTATGCTTCTTTTTCCTTT ATATGCATCAATTAGAGCAATTGAGAGTCCTTCAAGTCTTGATGACCAGCAATGGCTGACTTATTGGGTTATATATTCTCTCATAACCCTCTTTGAACTAACATTTTGGAAGATCTTGGTTTG GATTCCACTTTGGGGATATGTTAAGCTGGTGGCTTGTTTGTGGTTGGTTCTACCAATTTTCAATGGGGCAGCTTATATTTATGAGAACATAGTGAGGAAATATGTTAAGATTGGAAGATATGTGAACCCAAACTATCCAGAGAATCAAAAGAAAGTACTTCAGATGATGACTttggattctaggaaatctgtGGAGCGTTACATCGATAGATATGGACCGGATGCTTTTGAAAGAGTAGTTAAAGCT GCTGAAAGAGAAGCAAGGAAACACTGA